The window ACAGCCTGGCCTCTTAACCTGGCACGCCCTGCTCCTCAGCCTTTTGGAGATCAGTGAGCAAACATTTCCTGAGGGGCCCCTGAATAGATTCAGGCCTTGGCACAGAAAGGGAAACTATGCTTTTATCATCTTGAGAGCCTCTAGAATAGTGAAGGGGGTCAGCAGCAGAGCAGACAAGCTCCTGAAGGCCAGAGAAGTGGCCCCTTAGCTAGGTGGTGGTAAGATACatagtgctgggcttggagtcaggaaaggccAGTTTGAATGTGATCTCAGACGTTGActgctacctctgtgaccctggacaaggcacttaagctgtctgcctcggtttccccaaatGTAAGATAGGGCTAACATCAAAGTTGTTGCAAAAATTCAATCTTTATAAAAGCCTCAGTACAGCGCCTAAGCAGCCTAGTGCACAGCAGTTACTTAAATGCTTTCCGTTTGGTTCCCCCCCTCACAAACACAGTTGGAGCTAGAATGCATTTTTAGAGCTCCTTGTTCTCCATAGGTCTTGTCCTAGtataggaggggagagaaaattacattttcctttatctttaacTCAGGGCTAGCTGCCTTGGCCTTTGCTCCAACTCAAGTCCCACATGTACTCACTCCCAAAATTGGGAAGACCAATGACTTTGGTGGTTCCTAGGACTTCTATGTGCACCTCCATACATAAGAGTAGTTCACAGGGGAAAATTCAGACTTGGGGGTAAATGTCATGTGGTTCTGAAATGGGTCAGAATGAGACAATGCCAGAGAGGGGAGGAGATTGAGTCAGAAGAGGAAGGCAATGCAGACCACAAAGCCCAGTCATCTACTTTTTGGACTGGTCCTTGTGATTACCTAATAAGCCTTTAAGTGTCTATTTCTCATAACTTCATTGGGCAGAGGTAAGAAAAAGAATGCCACCTCTTCTCGGtcagttaagaagcatttattaagagcctactatgtgccaggcactttgctgagCACTTGGGAtccacagaaaggcaaaagatagtttctgTCCTCTCTAAGCTCCCAGTGCAATTTAATCTCCATGCTCTAAGTCCTGAAGGCTGCTTACAGAGAGAGCACCTCTAGAGCATCAGTTGTgtggagaagggggggggggggcacgcaCAGACACAGGGCAGGAACACCAAGACATGTCTCCAGGACAACCAGTACCCCAAGAGGCACAAACATCAGCCCTTAGAGAAAATGGCAGGGGGGGAGGGTAAAAGAATGGAAGATGCGAAGGGACATGTAGTCTGATACAAAATATATAAGCACTCCCAGATGATGAGAGTGTCTCTAATAAGGGAGGAAAACACCTGCATCAAATTAAGACtcaaggaggggggcagctaagtggcacagtagataaagcaccagccctggattcaggaggatccgaggtCAAATCAGGtctcctcagacatttgacatttattagctgtgtgaccctgggcaagtcacttaactctcattgtcccgcaaaaaaaccaacaacaaaaaaagactcaAGGAGGACAGAAAGCTAGATTGGTATAGAAGATCTAAAACCTTTGAGGAATTCTTAAGGCATGAACTGACGGTAGAGAAGCCCCAAAAAGGGGTTAAGCTGCAAAAGATGGTCTTTCCTCTCACTTGGGAAAAAAATTTATCACCCTCACTTTGACAGTATAAAAGCATATACAAAAATCAACCAGGCAGAAGCAGGATTGAATGGGAGAGATTGCCCCCTGGTGGAACTTAGGGTAGACACGCACAGGCAGGCAGTGAAGCGCTCACTACCTCCAAGACCATGCTCCAGGCTCACAGGACCCTCCTTTACCATCTCCCACCCAACTCAAGTCGGCCAGAATCACTAGCCAGCCCCAACCCCTTATCCCAAGCATGGCCCCATGCCCAATCAGTTGCAGAGACCAGTCCAGTTAGTTACCACCCAACTTTTATTTCCAAACTGGCTCCCAAACCCATCACAAGTTTGGGAGTgtgaggtgaaagaagggggaggaaaaaaaaaagatctgaataTTATTTTTCAGATGCCCCAAAACCTAGATATGGGCAAGGGGGcagcagggggggggggcagaaagagaagatgggttgGGAAAAGGTCTGACCATTATATCTCAAATAGTGGACAATGGCCAGTCACCAGGATGGGGCAAGGGCAGGAAGGGGAAAGCAAGAGGCATCCTGAGGCCCCAGTGAGTTCCTCTAATGCTGATCCTGGCTCAGATGCCCCCATTAGGCATGGGCATGCCTGGGATGCAGGGCTCGCCCTTAGGAAAGGTGGACATATAGAGGGCAGGGGGCACAGGTGGCGGGGGTGCTGCATAGTTCTGGGGCACAGCAGCAGTTGGCAGGACAAGGGCAGTGCCTGGGGCCAGCTCATAAGGCAATGCTTCGCCGTCTTCCCCATAGGGCAGAAGAAGCCGCTTACCCTTCTGCCTTCGATTACAGAACCAGACTCGAACCACCTAGAAGGGTCAGAGAGGGAACTCGGGTCAGGCCCTTTGCCTCCAAACTCATCTTCTCTCCCTGAGTATGGTAACGCTGCCCCCCTCATTGCTATCTACTGTTCAACCTCCTTCCCACCCCAGCCCCATAACCTGCCCACGCTCAGGGGACCACGCACATCTTTGTCCAGGTGCAGCTCTTCTGCCAAGTCACAGATTTGCTGTGGAGTGGGTTTCCCACAACGCCTGAAGAAGCCCTCTAGGGTCCCCTTCACACTGGTCTCAATACTTGTGCGACGTTTACGCTTTCGAGCCTGGGCTAGCACTTGCTCCATACTGCACATCTGGGGGGGACAGGGCACAGCTAGAGCCTGGGGTTGGGGAAAGTGCATCCTGGGCTTTGAAAgccccattccttccccatcctccccccACTCAATCTAGATATGTGTCTCCAACCCACATTTGGGGCCTACTCCATTGAACCACCAGTAAGGAGGCTGCCTCCCGAGAAGCATCTGATGGCATGGGGAGGGGGACAGCTTACCTCCTGAGGGTTGTCAGTGTTCTCTACAGCCTGCAGCCACCTCTGAAGCAGTGGTTTCAATTTGCACATGTTCTTAAAGCTCAACTGCAAAGCTTCAAACCGGCAGATGGTCGTCTGGCTGAACATCttccctgagggcaaaggtgGGTGCTCAACTTTGTGCTCTGGACATGGGTGGCACTGCTCTCTGCATTTCCTATCACTACCTCCCAAAGCCCAGGAGACAAACCTAAACCTACCTCTTGCCTCCTTTTGGTCCCATTCATCCTTACTTGCTCCTGGATCACAACAGCCAACTCTGTCAATCACCCCCCTCCCATCCCATCACCTTTGTTCACTTCTCACCATACAGTGTGCCCAAGGCCATGCCCACATCGGCCTGAGTGAAACCCAGGGAAATGCGCTTGTGTTTCAATTCTTTGGCAAACAGCTCCAGTTCCTCAGAGGTTGGGGTGTCCTGCAGAGGGTAAAGGGTGGATGAAGTCTGAGGAACTAACTTGGTGGCTTAAGGAAAAGGGTCCTGGTCAAATGGCCAGGGTAACTTACCCTTGTTTAtgttctctccacccccccccccaaaacggTTTCAGGGATGTGTAGAAGCCTCAAATTCTGGGACAGAACAAGGCCAATcatcaacccccttattttggaAAGATGGATCACagtgttttttaaaggaattaaggGTCCAAACTGGGGAACTCTTAGCCTAAAATGTGTATCCAAGGCTCACAAAGTGACTATTTACAGAATACAAAAACTAAAGGACAATCCCATTTACCAACCTCTACCATTttatgaagaaacaaaaatgaaattatttgctcaaggtcagaaGGCTAGTAATCAAGGGAAAAAGACCAGCTGGAACACCGTGCACCATTTAGTTAACAAGACCAAGAATATCCTGACCAAAATCAGGATGGTGATTGGAACAGAaggaaaatgttttccttctctctacaCTAAACTACGTGGACCAGCTTAGGCTCTTCTGGGTCAATATATCCCTGGACAAGATAAGGgtgcaaatataagaaaaatgacaaagggACTGAAGAATGGTTCTATAAAGAGACAAAAGACCAGCCTCTTATCTAGAGGGAAGGCTAAGAGCCCTAATATATCCCAGACAGGAACAGTTTACTTCTAGAGCTAACAAAGTATAAATCCAGCCAAAGGTCCTATACCTCTCATGGATCCGCTTAGTGGATCTTGAGGTTATATAGGCTAGGATCCCCAGGAAGTTCGAAGAAATCTCAAGTGACAATTCTAACTGGAGAGCTGGGAACTTTTTTGGCCCAGGTGACCCGGGAAGGAAAACCCATGATAGCTTTCTACCAtgccgtggggggggggggggaggagaggggccagctagatggAATCTTTAGTCTTGGGGATGGTGGACTTTGTGATTTCTACGGGGCTGAGCAAAGGCTCCACAATCTGATGCTCTCAGGGGCTTCTCTTTCCCAGGTAAGACTCGACCCTGAAGGGAGATAATATCTCCCTGGGTCCTCCTACAATCCTGAATGGCCCGggatccctcccttccccttctgagAGAGGCCTTAACTGAATAAGCCTAGTCAACTAGATTTcgattcccgccccccccccccagcagaagCCAGCTGAGGATTGAACCTGGAGAGAAATCCATATTGGAGATGTCTTCTTACCTCCTCTCCACTATCGCTAGACGGGATGCCCTCCTCACTGGCTGCCCCGCTTGAACCACTGGTGCTGCTGACGCTGCTGCTGACATTGCTGCTGCTgacactgctgctgctgctgctgctgctactgctgctgctatttcCACTACTGCCGCCCAGCCCAGACTGGGGCTGCTGGAGAGGGGCTGGGTAAAGGGGCCTGGGACCCGGAAAGGTCCCAAGAGCCTggagaggatggggagggagagggggaccTGGTAGAGCCCCGGTAGGAACCGAGCCACTGCTCCCCAAGCCCGGCCAGAAGGGCCCCGTCCAGGCAGGGGTATAGTAGGTTGGGCCCGGATGGGCGCAGTACTTCGCTTCAGGGATGCCGGTCTCCCTGAGGTCCCGTTCAGGACCCCCAGAAGACGAAGAAGGGGAAGAGCAGGACGAGTCTTCCTCTTTGGGTGGCATGAGGTGAAGGCTGTGGGAGGTGCTGGCCTGCCCAGCCTCAGCTGGGGGTTGGGGTACAGAGAAGGTGTACCACCCCTTGGTCTGGCTGGAGTCGGGGGCAGAGGGTCCCTCCAAGTTGTACTCACTCTTCACTGCTGATGGGAAGGTAAAGAAGGTCTGGGCTGGCGGCTGGGATGGTCTTGGGGCGCTTCCCCCGATGTAGCCACCTTTACCGTAGTGGGAGGACCCATCAGGCATCGTGCCCGGACCCAGGCTGAAGTTGCCTGGAGGTAGCCCCTCGTGGTTGAACATGCCCAGCTTGACTTGGCTACTAGCTGCAGTTGCAGATGGGACCCAGACCTCCCCTCTGATGGGATGATGGCACTCCTCTGCCTCTTCTTGGCGCTGGCCACAGATATGGAGCCGCAGCTACTGGTACTTGACCGATGGCTCGGAGTGGGGCGATGCCCCTTCGGACTTTGAAGAGTAGACTCGGTGGTTGAGGCTAGTGCTGGGGGACAAGCCTgacctctcccctcccacccaggGCCCAAGAGCTTTCAATCAGTATGTTAATAGCATCCCAGCTATTGGCCCTTTAAAACAATaggggggggggactgagaaTGAACTTGGGTATCctttggctggggtgggggtagaggttCATCGGGTAGGGGACTTACTTGCTTTTAACTCCACCTCtgaccccgccccctcccccacccagcctCTGCACTGGTGGGAGGCAAGGAGGAGGCATCATTTACTGGTGTGAAGTATTACTGGGCCTCCCCTAGGGACTTAGGGCTCCTAAAAATGCAGGCTCCAGGAGCCCCACCATAAAGGCCAGAGTGCCAGTCAGGGACAATTGCTGGGGCCGTCCGGCCTTTCCCTGACACCCTGACACACTTGTTAATGCAAATAACAATTTGTCTAATGGCCCTGAGTAGTTGTGGGGTTGACCTGGGAGGTGAGAACTCAAAAcgacctcctcccccccccccccaaaaataaatataaaatcagaaAAAGCCCAGGGCCTCTTTGGGGGTCTGTGGTAGGATGACGTGTGCTAAAGGCCCAGTTACCACTTGTGGATTGGAcacacaaagactcagacactgCCATACAGACACAAACATCCACACAGACAAGACAGACCCACGTACAAAAACACATGCGTACAACACAGACCAAAgcacacattcatatacacaggCACTGATCCCCAGGTTTCATGGAAACCCACACGCACAAACTCTCAGACACCTACAAGCAGACACAGCCACACACAAACACCCACCTATGGAGACCTATACAATCAACATGACCTTTCTTATAATCCTTCCCCATTCTGATTAGTACTAAAGCTTCAGAACCTAAGGACTCCTGTTCCTTGATAAAGGAGGTCCTTCTTCCCCCttgtcctttcccttccccctgccaagatgggaaactgaggcaagagagaGCAAGGGGCATCAAAAGGTCAGGGGGAGGCAGGCATTAAGGGACAGAGAATGGGAGGGAAGGTGAGGTGGCTAGAGGGAGGGGCAGGTCAGAACAGATACATCCTTCTCCCTCAGGGAGGACTGGGTGGGGCTGGCCACCTCCCAGATTTTCTCTCCAGCCAGAGGCCAGACACGCAGCTGATAAAGTTCCTTTAAATCTCAGAATCATTAACCTGGGGTGGAGGAAGACCCAGACACAAAATCTGTGGGCCCCAGAGATCCTCCGATACTTCTCTAGGGACCATAAAACCCAGGATCTTTTATAATAAATATCCTATTCCTTTAAGACCATCTCCATCTCTGCAGGCTCAGCTTCCCGCCCCCCCAGCTCAGGGCAGCATTTAGTCATGTCTGCTGGATGTTTACATAGGATGACGACCCCTACTCAGTCAATATGTCCCAAACCCACTCCCTCATCACCCCCCCCAACACAAGCCACCTGACCTTATCTCTACTCAAAGCCAGTTATCTTTGAGCCTTCTTCTTCCTTTGCTCCCCTCCATCTAATCACTTGCCTCAAACTTAATAGACATCCTGAGGCAAGCTTCCTAAACAGGCCTTCCCCTCCAATCTGCCCTACACTGTATGGGGTGCCAGATTAATCCTCCTCAAGCATAGCTTTGATTACATCATTTCCCCTTCTTAAAAACCTACAGTGGCCCCAGGACAACCACCCAAATCTTCAAAGTCTCCCAGGAATTGGCCCCAGATTTCTCACTGTTTTCCTATACCAGCAAGGTGCCCCAGTCAAAGTGATCTATTTGATATCCCTTAAGTGACTTCATTCAATGAAAATTATTAGCCTAGTTGGGAGCAGAACTCTAGCTTTTGAGAAGCTGATAAGTTTTTTAAATAAGTCAGAAGCCTATAAAAGCAGGAGGTATCTCATACCCACCTAACTGTAATACAGAATAATAGCAGTAAGAGGTGTCAGTTTAGATCCAATTCATGCATTTATATTAAGTGCTATGTGCAAATGAATtgggctaggcactggagattcaaaaaacagttcttgccctccaggagcttacaaaaCCTTGCTTTTTGCCGGAGTCTCAGGTGATTACTTTCTCTCCCAGAAAGCCTTGCACCTCCCAATCTCATATCAAAATCATTCCCATCTTCAAAGATTGAGCTGAAGTCCTATCTCATCCAGCAGGCATTCCTTGACCACCCAGGTTCACACTGATCCCCCACCTTGATCTCCTATTACACTTTCCCAACTCCACCCCTGAGAGGAAGGCAGTTTGGTGTAGTGGAAATTGTAGTGTAGTTTGAGAGAGgagccatgtgaccttaggaaagtcatttacctGTCTAAGCCCCTTGTTTGTTCAGGGGAGGGACAATAGGTGCATTAACTATATCAGAGGGCAGTAAGGAGAAACcgtgaaagtgttttgtaaatattaaaagcactatagaaatgtaagtTGCTGAATAGCACTAATCCAGCTCTCTCGTCCCAGTACTGTGAAGGGAGGTGCATCTCTCAAAGTCTATGCCTGTCCCTGAAGCCTTTTCTGTCCAATCTCTGGGTACCTGCCCTAAGAGTACTTCAGGGCTTAAAGAGACCCTGGGGCCCTCCCACACCAGGGTTGCAGGTCATAGAGAAGAAACCATTAGGTCCCTGATGGACCACAATGCCACCTTTTTAGAAGTGTCTGCCTGGGGGGAGGCCAGAAGGGGCAGGGTTAAAGGAAAGATTTTAGGAAGCAGCCCCACCTCCTCAAGTCTCCACCAAAAACTAGAAGCTTCTCCTTTCAATCCCTGACACTATAAGGTTAGGCCTTTGAAGGTTGGATCTcaactccctcccccaccttcacaAACCCTAGGGAGCCCCCTTTCATCCCTGCCTCCTCCAGCCTAGGGACTGTCTTTCATATCTGGAGGAGGCCAAGTTAA is drawn from Dromiciops gliroides isolate mDroGli1 chromosome 2, mDroGli1.pri, whole genome shotgun sequence and contains these coding sequences:
- the LOC122740756 gene encoding POU domain, class 5, transcription factor 3-like isoform X2 produces the protein MFNHEGLPPGNFSLGPGTMPDGSSHYGKGGYIGGSAPRPSQPPAQTFFTFPSAVKSEYNLEGPSAPDSSQTKGWYTFSVPQPPAEAGQASTSHSLHLMPPKEEDSSCSSPSSSSGGPERDLRETGIPEAKYCAHPGPTYYTPAWTGPFWPGLGSSGSVPTGALPGPPLPPHPLQALGTFPGPRPLYPAPLQQPQSGLGGSSGNSSSSSSSSSSSSVSSSNVSSSVSSTSGSSGAASEEGIPSSDSGEEDTPTSEELELFAKELKHKRISLGFTQADVGMALGTLYGKMFSQTTICRFEALQLSFKNMCKLKPLLQRWLQAVENTDNPQEVVRVWFCNRRQKGKRLLLPYGEDGEALPYELAPGTALVLPTAAVPQNYAAPPPPVPPALYMSTFPKGEPCIPGMPMPNGGI
- the LOC122740756 gene encoding POU domain, class 5, transcription factor 3-like isoform X1; this encodes MFNHEGLPPGNFSLGPGTMPDGSSHYGKGGYIGGSAPRPSQPPAQTFFTFPSAVKSEYNLEGPSAPDSSQTKGWYTFSVPQPPAEAGQASTSHSLHLMPPKEEDSSCSSPSSSSGGPERDLRETGIPEAKYCAHPGPTYYTPAWTGPFWPGLGSSGSVPTGALPGPPLPPHPLQALGTFPGPRPLYPAPLQQPQSGLGGSSGNSSSSSSSSSSSSVSSSNVSSSVSSTSGSSGAASEEGIPSSDSGEEDTPTSEELELFAKELKHKRISLGFTQADVGMALGTLYGKMFSQTTICRFEALQLSFKNMCKLKPLLQRWLQAVENTDNPQEMCSMEQVLAQARKRKRRTSIETSVKGTLEGFFRRCGKPTPQQICDLAEELHLDKDVVRVWFCNRRQKGKRLLLPYGEDGEALPYELAPGTALVLPTAAVPQNYAAPPPPVPPALYMSTFPKGEPCIPGMPMPNGGI